A genomic stretch from Eriocheir sinensis breed Jianghai 21 chromosome 31, ASM2467909v1, whole genome shotgun sequence includes:
- the LOC127005848 gene encoding uncharacterized PE-PGRS family protein PE_PGRS54-like isoform X31 — translation MGACTRILPHLALALMLAVIVVPQRSQARTSLKDLSSRVCHSLTCGASDAFYPHPSYCTHYVHCISGTPYVKRCPSNLHFNAARGSCDIPREAHCVPFKRSCELQVPFVADGPTDGQVTCDCGGTCTKAHPYRCDAYYHCDAMGVEHLTECPSGLMFNSRVEQCDVPENTQCPQSPSCSCDNCRYPTSDHCSTFWQCENGKAVKHYCSSGLLFNRDTSQCDLAINVECSAGAWQSGSFVETVCVDHRKDCEVFVKEGGCVCNDDVCDWQTFVLQNCPKSCGKCKGEKTMKKRIFSLPSDGGNARKKSKESGSKEHGHGHGSKESGSKESGNKGSGSKESGSKESGNKGSGSKESGSKESGNKGSGSKESGSKESGNKGSGSKESGNKGSGSKESGNKGSGSKESGSKESGNKGSGSKESGSKESGNKGSGSKESGSKESGSKESGNKGSGSKESGNKDSGSKESGNKDSGSKESGSKETVEVDGNISGESCEGGDGGGGNGNNSTEGDGGDNVDVGSGGDGGNGGDGGNGGDVGGDGGSGGGHVVDGCVINCILGKYLPHPINCRKFIYCAPSGPEEVSCAPFNVWDQEELACTNERLTPCVTGSYITTEGKPCGSGGDGGDVGSDDDGDSGGDGDSGGDGDSSGDGDSSGDGDSSGDGGDAGSGGDGDSGDAGSGGDGGDGGIGGDGGSGGDHIVDGCIIPCSLGKYLPHPTDCHKFIQCAPYGPEEMPCAPGTIWEQGKLTCNHEGLTPCVTGAYLTPEGKTCGGDGGDAGSGGDGGSGGNGSSGGDGGSGGDGGDAGSGGDGDGDGSSGNSGGDGGSGGGHVIDGCVISCTLGKYLPHPTDCRKFIQCAPYGPEEMPCAPGTIWEQGKLTCNHEGLTPCVTGAYLTPEGKICGGDGGDGGDGSGGDGGDAGSGGDGGDGGSGGDGGSGGDGGDAGSGGDGGGDGGHVVDGCVINCTLGKYLPHPTDCRKFIQCAPYGPEEMPCAPGTIWEQGKLTCNHEGSTPCVTGAYLTPEGKTCGGDGGDGGDGSDGGSGGDGGDAGSGGDGGDAGSGGDGGDAGSGGDGGDGGSGGDGGGDGSGGNGGGDGGSGGGHVIDGCVINCTLGKYLPHPTDCRKFIQCAPYGPEEMPCAPGTIWEQGKLTCNHEGSTPCVTGAYLTPEGKICGGDGEDGGDGSDGGDAGSGGDSGDAGSGGDGGDGGSGGDGGDGGSGGDGGDAGSGGDGGGDGGHVVDGCVINCTLGKYLPHPTDCRKFIQCAPYGPEEMPCAPGTIWEQGKLTCNHEGSTPCVTGAYLTPEGKTCGGDGGDGGDGSDGGSGGDGGDAGSGGDGGDAGSGGDGGDAGSGGDGGDAGSGGDGGDAGSGGDGGSGGDGGDAGSGGDGGGDGGHVVDGCVINCTLGKYLPHPTDCRKFIQCAPYGPEEMPCAPGTIWEQGKLTCNHEGSTPCVTGAYLTPEGKTCGGDGGDGGDGSDGGSGGDGGDVGSGGDGGDAGSGGDGGDAGSGGDGGDGGSGGDGGSGGDGGSGGDGGSGGDGGDAGSGGDGGGDSGHVVDGCVINCTLGKYLPHPTDCRKFIQCAPYGPEEMPCAPGTIWEQGKLTCNHEGSTPCVTGAYLTPEGKTCGGDGGDAGSGGDGGDAGSGGDGGDAGSGGDGGDAGSGGDGGDAGSGGDGGDAGSGGDGGDAGSGGDGGDAGSGGDGGDAGSGGDGGDAGSGGDGGDAGSGGDGGDAGSGGDGGDSGSGGDGGDAGSGGDGGDAGSGGDGGDAGSGGDGGDAGSGGDGGDAGSGGDGGDAGSGGDGGDAGSGGDGGDAGSGGDGGDAGSGGDGGDAGSGGDGGDSGSGDGGDAGSGGDGGDAGSGGDGGDAGSGGDGGDAGSGGDGGDSGSGDGGDGACEDAQYDCIFWAANNDCNCKPTDGDCSWQTYVAAACPKSCGSCEPQVGGDGDEVCEDNVSDCRFWAANKDCNCKPTDGDCSWQKYVADNCPKSCGTCNTSGDGGNGGEDGGSGGDGGDSGSGGDGGDGGSGGDGGSGGDGGDAGSGGDGGDAGSGGDGGDAGSGGDGGDAGSGGDGGDAGSGGDGGDAGSGGDGGDAGSGGDGGDAGSGGDGGDAGSGGDGGDAGSGGDGGDAGSGGDGGDAGSGGDGGDAGSGGDGGDTGSGGDGGDAGSGGDGGDAGSGGDGGDAGSGGDGGDAGSGGDGGDAGSGGDGGDAGSGGDGGSGGDHIVDGCIIPCSLGKYLPHPTDCRKFIQCAPYGPEEMPCAPGTIWEQGKLTCNHEGSTPCVTGAYLTPEGKTCGGDGGSGGDGGDAGSGGDGGDAGSGGDGGDAGSGGDGGDAGSGGDGGDAGSGGDGGDAGSGGDGGDAGSGGDGGDAGSGGDGGDGGSGGDGGDESVEDCELSCPKSEGIFPHPRDCRKWIRCLHGKPYVKECPFHLQFNPVLRVCDWPQHAKCVASSNADCGVPEPVVPTEPPNVKPDICDCECCLRPHPEDCTAYYYCEPGSNAEFHTCSEGLVFNPQLSQCVIQDQYPQCQPEKPPTCDPTCECLYPAEACTEYYKCNGDGVPVKFECFGGLYFNDEKHSCDLPKNVSCELRRKRTYNPEPQKYISAEECKTRKGFFAKRGDPSGYFMCSNGIAFSLRCPDGAVFSSAVGRCILRK, via the exons CGTCGACCATCGAAAGGACTGTGAAGTATTCGTGAAGGAAGGAGGCTGTGTCTGCAACGATGACGTCTGTGACTGGCAGACCTTCGTCCTTCAAAACTGTCCCAAGTCGTGCGGCAAATGCAAGGGagaaaagacaatgaagaagagaatattttccctcccttctgatGGAGGAAACGCCCGCAAGAAGTCCAAGGAGTCGGGGAGCAAAGAACATGGACACGGACACGGCAGCAAGGAGTCAGGAAGCAAGGAGTCAGGCAACAAGGGTTCAGGCAGCAAGGAGTCAGGAAGCAAAGAATCTGGCAACAAGGGTTCAGGCAGCAAGGAGTCAGGAAGCAAGGAGTCAGGCAACAAGGGTTCAGGCAGCAAGGAGTCAGGCAGCAAGGAGTCAGGCAACAAGGGTTCAGGCAGCAAGGAGTCAGGCAACAAGGGTTCAGGCAGCAAGGAGTCAG GCAACAAGGGTTCAGGCAGCAAGGAGTCAG GAAGCAAGGAGTCAGGCAACAAGGGTTCAGGCAGCAAGGAGTCAGGAAGCAAGGAGTCAGGCAACAAGGGTTCAGGCAGCAAGGAGTCAGGCAGCAAGGAGTCAGGAAGCAAGGAGTCAGGCAACAAGGGTTCAGGCAGCAAGGAGTCAGGCAACAAGGACTCGGGCAGCAAGGAGTCAGGCAACAAGGACTCGGGCAGCAAGGAGTCAGGCAGTAAAGAGACTGTCGAAGTTGATGGCAACATTAGCGGTGAAAGCTGTgaaggtggagatggtggtggaggaaatgGGAACAACAGCACCGAAGGAGACGGTGGTGATAATGTTGATGTCGGCAGTGGAGGAGATGGCGGCAACGGTGGTGATGGAGGCaacggtggtgatgttggtggagaCGGCGGCTCAGGTGGCGGCCACGTCGTCGACGGTTGCGTCATTAACTGCATTCTCGGCAAGTACCTGCCTCACCCAATTAACTGCCGCAAGTTCATCTACTGCGCGCCCTCGGGCCCCGAGGAGGTATCCTGCGCGCCATTTAACGTTTGGGATCAAGAAGAGTTGGCATGCACCAACGAGCGTTTGACCCCCTGCGTCACTGGCTCCTACATCACCACCGAGGGCAAACCATGCGGTAGCGGGGGTGATGGAGGTGACGTCGGCAGCGATGACGATggagacagtggtggtgatggagacagCGGTGGTGATGGAGACAGCAGTGGTGATGGAGACAGCAGTGGTGATGGAGACagcagtggtgatggaggtgacgcAGGAAGCGGTGGTGATGGAGACAGTGGTGATGCCggcagcggtggtgatggaggtgacggCGGCATCGGTGGTGACGGAGGCTCAGGCGGCGACCACATCGTTGATGGCTGCATCATTCCTTGTTCCCTCGGCAAGTACCTGCCTCACCCGACTGACTGCCATAAGTTCATCCAGTGCGCGCCCTACGGCCCCGAAGAGATGCCCTGTGCACCCGGCACTATCTGGGAACAAGGAAAGCTGACCTGCAACCACGAGGGCTTGACCCCCTGCGTCACTGGCGCCTACCTCACCCCCGAGGGCAAGAcctgtggtggtgacggtggtgacgctggcagtggtggtgatgggggcagCGGTGGTAATGGAAgcagcggtggtgatggaggcagcggtggtgatggaggtgatgccggcagcggtggtgatggtgatggagacgGCAgcagtggtaatagtggtggagACGGCGGCTCAGGCGGCGGCCACGTCATCGACGGTTGCGTCATCAGCTGCACCCTCGGCAAGTACCTGCCTCACCCGACTGACTGCCGCAAGTTCATCCAGTGCGCGCCCTACGGCCCCGAAGAGATGCCCTGTGCGCCCGGCACTATCTGGGAACAAGGAAAGCTGACCTGCAACCACGAGGGCTTGACCCCCTGCGTCACTGGCGCCTACCTCACCCCCGAGGGCAAAAtctgtggtggtgacggtggagacggaggagacggcagtggaggtgacggtggtgacgcaggcagtggaggtgatggaggtgatggcggcagcggtggtgatggaggcagcggtggtgatggaggtgatgccggcagcggtggtgatggtggtggagacggCGGCCACGTCGTCGACGGCTGCGTCATCAACTGCACCCTCGGCAAGTACCTGCCTCACCCGACTGACTGTCGCAAGTTCATCCAGTGCGCGCCCTACGGCCCCGAAGAGATGCCCTGTGCGCCCGGCACTATCTGGGAACAAGGAAAGCTGACCTGCAACCACGAGGGCTCAACCCCCTGCGTCACTGGCGCCTACCTCACCCCCGAGGGCAAGAcctgtggtggtgacggtggtgacggaG gagacgGCAGTgacggaggaagtggtggtgacggaggtgatGCCGGcagtggaggtgacggtggtgacgcaggcagtggaggtgatggaggtgatgccggcagcggtggtgatggag gtgacggcggcagcggtggtgatggtggtggagacggcagcggtggtaatggtggtggagacGGCGGCTCAGGCGGCGGCCACGTCATCGACGGCTGCGTCATCAACTGCACCCTCGGCAAGTACCTGCCTCACCCGACTGACTGCCGCAAGTTCATCCAGTGCGCGCCCTACGGCCCCGAAGAGATGCCCTGTGCGCCCGGCACTATCTGGGAACAAGGAAAGCTGACCTGCAACCACGAGGGCTCAACCCCCTGCGTCACTGGCGCCTATCTCACCCCCGAGGGCAAAAtctgtggtggtgacggtgaagaCGGAGGAGACGGCAGTGACGGAGGTGATGCCGGCAGTGGAGGTGACAGTGGTGACGCAGgcagtggaggtgatggaggtgatggcggcagcggtggtgatggtggtgatggaggcagcggtggtgatggaggtgatgccggcagcggtggtgatggtggtggagacggCGGCCACGTCGTCGACGGCTGCGTCATCAACTGCACCCTCGGCAAGTACCTGCCTCACCCGACTGACTGCCGTAAGTTCATCCAGTGCGCGCCCTACGGCCCCGAAGAGATGCCCTGTGCGCCCGGCACTATCTGGGAACAAGGAAAGCTGACCTGCAACCACGAGGGCTCAACCCCCTGCGTCACTGGCGCCTACCTCACCCCCGAGGGCAAGAcctgtggtggtgacggtggagaCGGAGGAGACGGCAGTgacggaggaagtggtggtgacggaggtgatGCCGGcagtggaggtgacggtggtgacgcaggcagtggaggtgatggag gtgatGCCGGcagtggaggtgacggtggtgacgcaggcagtggaggtgatggaggtgatgccggcagcggtggtgatggag gcagcggtggtgatggaggtgatgccggcagcggtggtgatggtggtggagacggCGGCCACGTCGTCGACGGCTGCGTCATCAACTGCACCCTCGGCAAGTACCTGCCTCACCCGACTGACTGCCGCAAGTTCATCCAGTGCGCGCCCTACGGCCCCGAAGAGATGCCCTGTGCGCCCGGCACTATCTGGGAACAAGGAAAGCTGACCTGCAACCACGAGGGCTCAACCCCCTGCGTCACTGGCGCCTACCTCACCCCCGAAGGCAAGAcctgtggtggtgacggtggagaCGGAGGAGACGGCAGTgacggaggaagtggtggtgacggaggtgatGTCGGcagtggaggtgacggtggtgacgcaggcagtggaggtgatggaggtgatgccggcagcggtggtgatggaggtgatggcggcagcggtggtgatggaggcagtggaggtgatggcggcagcggtggtgatggaggcagcggtggtgatggaggtgatgccggcagcggtggtgatggtggtggagacagCGGCCACGTCGTCGACGGCTGCGTCATCAACTGCACCCTCGGCAAGTACCTGCCTCACCCGACTGACTGCCGCAAGTTCATCCAGTGTGCGCCCTACGGCCCCGAAGAGATGCCCTGTGCGCCCGGCACTATCTGGGAACAAGGAAAGCTGACCTGCAACCACGAGGGCTCAACCCCCTGCGTCACTGGCGCCTACCTCACCCCCGAGGGCAAAACctgtggtggtgacggaggtgacgctggcagtggtggtgatggtggagacgcaggcagtggcggtgatggtggagacgcaggcagtggcggtgatggtggagacgcaggcagtggcggtgatggtggagacgcaggcagtggcggtgatggtggagacgcaggcagtggtggtgatggtggagacgcaggcagtggcggtgatggtggagacgcaggcagtggcggtgatggtggagacgcaggcagtggcggtgatggtggagacgcaggcagtggcggtgatggtggagacgcaggcagtggcggtgatggtggagacgcaggcagcggcggtgatggtggagactcaggcagtggcggtgatggtggagacgcaggcagtggcggtgatggtggagacgcaggcagtggcggtgatggtggagacgcaggcagtggcggtgatggtggagacgcaggcagtggcggtgatggtggagacgcaggcagtggcggtgatggtggagacgcag gcagtggcggtgatggtggagacgcaggcagtggcggtgatggtggagacgcaggcagtggcggtgatggtggagacgcaggcagtggtggtgatggtggagacgcaggcagcggcggtgatggtggagacTCAGGCAGCGGCGATGGTGGAGACGCAggcagtggcggtgatggtggagacgcaggcagtggcggtgatggtggagacgcaggcagtggtggtgatggtggagacgcaggcagcggcggtgatggtggagacTCAGGCAGTGGCGATGGTGGAGATGGTGCATGCGAAGACGCGCAATATGACTGCATCTTCTGGGCAGCTAATAATGATTGTAACTGCAAGCCGACAGATGGTGATTGCTCATGGCAAACCTATGTGGCTGCAGCTTGCCCCAAGAGCTGCGGATCTTGTGAACCACAAGTGGGCGGCGATGGAGATGAAGTTTGCGAAGACAATGTATCTGACTGCCGATTCTGGGCCGCAAATAAGGATTGCAACTGCAAACCAACTGATGGGGATTGCTCCTGGCAAAAATATGTTGCAGACAATTGCCCGAAAAGCTGTGGAACGTGTAACACATCTGGTGACGGTGGCAATGGCGGTGAAGACGGCGGcagcggtggtgacggtggtgattcTGGcagcggtggtgacggtggtgatggtggaagtggtggtgatggaggcagcggtggtgatggaggtgacgccggcagtggtggtgatggtggtgacgccggcagcggtggtgatggaggtgacgccggcagcggtggtgatggaggtgacgccggcagcggtggtgatggcggtgacgccggtagcggtggtgatggcggtgacgccggcagtggtggtgatggcggtgacgcCGGCAGTGGTGGCGATGGCGGTGACGCCggcagcggtggtgatggcggtgacgccggcagcggtggtgatggcggtgacgccggcagcggtggtgatggcggtgacgccggcagtggtggtgatggcggtgacgccggcagtggtggtgatggcggtgacgccggcagcggtggtgatggcggtgacaccggcagtggtggtgatggcggtgacgccggcagcggtggtgatggtggtgacgccggcagcggtggtgatggaggtgacgccggcagcggtggtgatggcggtgacgccggcagcggtggtgatggcggtgacgccggcagcggtggtgatggcggtgacgcCGGCAGCGGTGGTGACGGAGGCTCAGGCGGCGACCACATCGTTGATGGCTGCATTATTCCTTGTTCCCTCGGCAAGTACCTGCCTCATCCGACAGACTGCCGCAAGTTCATCCAGTGCGCGCCCTACGGCCCCGAAGAGATGCCCTGTGCGCCCGGCACTATCTGGGAACAAGGAAAGCTGACCTGCAACCACGAGGGCTCGACCCCCTGCGTCACTGGCGCCTACCTCACCCCCGAGGGCAAGACCTGTGGTGGCgatggaggaagtggtggtgacggaggtgacgccggcagcggtggtgatggaggtgatgccggcagtggtggtgatggaggtgacgctggcagtggtggtgatggaggtgacgccggaagtggtggtgatggtggtgacgccggcagtggtggtgatggaggtgatgctggcagcggtggtgatggaggtgacgctggcagtggtggtgatggaggtgacgcCGGCagcggtggtgacggcggtgacgGAGGCAGCGGTGGTGACGGAGGTGATGAAAGCGTTGAGGACTGTGAACTGTCGTGCCCGAAGAGCGAAGGAATATTCCCTCACCCTCGTGACTGCAGGAAGTGGATACGTTGCCTGCACGGGAAGCCTTACGTGAAGGAGTGTCCCTTCCACCTGCAGTTCAACCCTGTGCTCCGAGTGTGTGACTGGCCCCAGCACGCCAAATGTGTAGCTTCCAGTAATGCGGATTGTGGCGTTCCCGAACCTGTCGTTCCAACGGAGCCGCCCAATGTCAAGCCCGATATCTGCGACTGCGAGTGTTGCCTGCGACCTCACCCTGAAGACTGCACGGCCTATTACTACTGTGAG CCTGGCTCCAACGCCGAGTTCCACACCTGCTCGGAGGGGCTCGTGTTCAACCCCCAGCTGAGCCAGTGCGTCATCCAGGACCAGTACCCGCAGTGCCAGCCCGAGAAGCCCCCGACGTGCGATCCCACCTGTGAATGTCTCTATCCGGCAGAGGCCTGCACCGAGTACTACAAGT GCAACGGTGACGGCGTTCCCGTGAAGTTCGAGTGTTTTGGTGGCCTTTACTTCAACGACGAGAAGCACTCCTGCGACCTCCCGAAGAACGTGTCCTGCGAGCTGCGTCGGAAGAGGACGTACAATCCAGAGCCGCAGAAGTACATAAGCG CCGAGGAGTGCAAGACCCGCAAAGGATTCTTCGCCAAGAGAGGGGATCCTTCGGGCTACTTCATGTGCAGCAACGGCATCGCCTTCTCTCTGCGGTGTCCTGACGGCGCAGTGTTCAGCTCCGCGGTCGGCAGATGTATCCTCAGAAAGTAA